The following proteins are co-located in the Brevibacillus laterosporus DSM 25 genome:
- a CDS encoding HlyD family efflux transporter periplasmic adaptor subunit translates to MKKKFILYTILLLMVVAGGGIGYYYWYQGTHYITTEDARVAGDTYRVMPRISGKITSLDLSDGQSVLADQIVGQQDTTNIAGNMLDNATLRAPITGTVLKVTAKSGEVVAPGQSVATIVDMNKLYVSANIEETDLGRIHLGQTVEFTLDSFKGQTFTGQVSELGTATASTFSLLPATSTSGNFTKVTQRIPIKISIGDKQNSRILPGMSAVIKIHLKGN, encoded by the coding sequence ATGAAAAAGAAATTTATTCTATATACCATACTGCTGCTTATGGTTGTAGCAGGTGGAGGAATCGGTTATTACTACTGGTACCAAGGTACTCATTACATTACTACAGAAGATGCTCGTGTTGCAGGTGACACGTATCGTGTGATGCCACGGATATCTGGCAAAATAACCTCGTTAGACTTGTCAGATGGTCAAAGCGTACTAGCTGATCAAATTGTGGGTCAACAGGATACAACAAATATCGCTGGCAACATGTTAGATAATGCTACTCTGCGTGCTCCCATTACTGGTACGGTGTTAAAAGTAACGGCTAAAAGTGGAGAAGTGGTAGCCCCTGGTCAGTCCGTTGCAACTATTGTTGATATGAATAAGCTCTATGTGTCAGCTAACATCGAAGAGACTGATTTAGGCCGTATCCACCTAGGGCAAACCGTTGAATTTACCTTAGATTCATTTAAAGGTCAGACATTTACAGGACAGGTCTCAGAATTGGGAACAGCAACAGCCTCTACGTTTTCCTTATTACCTGCAACTAGCACAAGCGGTAACTTTACGAAAGTGACACAGCGAATACCAATTAAAATTTCTATTGGCGATAAACAAAACAGCCGCATTCTGCCAGGTATGAGTGCTGTGATTAAAATTCATTTGAAAGGGAATTAG
- a CDS encoding DHA2 family efflux MFS transporter permease subunit has translation MSASNNKENASYKWLALAAIVMGTFVAVLNNSLINIALPKLVAVFGSTTDTIQWVLTGYMLASAVVIPMSGALGDKFGYKRVFVTSLALFTISSTFCGFSWNDSSMIFFRVVQGLSGGFIMPIGMSIIYTIMPREQIGTALGLWGISAMVAPAVGPTLSGYVIEYFNWRFLFFMGVPVGVLAVIMSSIILRETPLKKDLKFDFPGAILSMIGFASLLLALSKGQSEGWTSLYIVSLLFVAVSSLTLLVYVELTTEQPLIEFRILKNGTFSLSLLIVSFLTMGMFGGIFMMPLYMQNIQGLSAMQTGLLLMPQSIAMALMMPIGGKLFDKFGVVPLGLIGLTLAGITTFELQHLAQDTPHRWIDVLLTIRGLGMGLCMTPLSTVGMNAIEKSMVGRASSLSNLIRQVMGSFAIAILTALMSNRQTFHAVRISENVQATNDTANQMMSMLSGVYAQSGVDSATSMGGASAILAGLIQKEAFTRGIADTFMVSALPILLSIPLVLFFLKKRKTPDDVVVAKRAPIDKPEGESPQNVSSTAGTSPVEG, from the coding sequence TTGTCTGCTTCTAACAACAAGGAGAATGCTTCCTATAAATGGTTGGCGTTGGCTGCTATTGTAATGGGTACATTCGTGGCTGTCTTGAATAACAGTTTAATTAACATTGCCCTACCTAAGTTAGTAGCTGTATTTGGTTCTACTACTGACACCATTCAATGGGTGCTAACAGGGTATATGCTTGCTTCTGCGGTTGTTATCCCGATGAGTGGTGCACTTGGAGATAAATTTGGCTATAAGCGAGTATTTGTAACCTCACTTGCTTTATTTACGATTAGCTCTACGTTTTGTGGATTTTCATGGAACGATAGTAGCATGATTTTCTTCAGAGTGGTGCAAGGATTAAGCGGTGGTTTCATCATGCCGATCGGGATGTCTATCATCTACACGATAATGCCACGAGAACAAATCGGGACAGCACTTGGTTTATGGGGGATTTCTGCGATGGTAGCACCTGCTGTCGGCCCTACGCTAAGTGGGTACGTCATAGAGTATTTCAACTGGCGGTTTCTCTTCTTCATGGGTGTACCAGTAGGGGTTTTAGCGGTAATCATGAGTAGTATTATTTTAAGAGAAACACCGCTGAAAAAGGATTTAAAATTTGATTTTCCCGGTGCCATCTTGTCTATGATTGGTTTTGCTTCATTATTGCTCGCCTTATCAAAAGGGCAATCAGAGGGTTGGACGTCATTGTATATCGTTAGTCTATTATTTGTGGCCGTGTCCAGCTTAACATTACTGGTCTATGTAGAGTTAACTACTGAGCAACCGTTGATCGAGTTCCGTATTTTAAAGAATGGAACATTTTCGCTTAGTTTGTTGATTGTTAGTTTTCTTACGATGGGAATGTTCGGTGGTATTTTTATGATGCCGTTGTATATGCAGAACATCCAAGGCTTATCCGCCATGCAGACAGGTCTTCTCTTGATGCCACAGTCAATTGCCATGGCATTAATGATGCCGATAGGTGGTAAATTATTTGATAAATTTGGTGTTGTCCCACTTGGGTTGATTGGATTGACGCTCGCGGGTATAACTACCTTCGAGCTTCAGCATTTAGCTCAGGACACCCCTCATCGTTGGATTGATGTGCTATTAACCATTAGGGGATTGGGAATGGGATTATGTATGACACCTCTTTCTACGGTTGGGATGAACGCCATCGAGAAGTCGATGGTTGGTCGTGCTTCTTCCTTATCTAATCTGATTCGTCAAGTGATGGGCTCCTTTGCCATCGCTATTTTGACAGCACTAATGAGTAATCGGCAAACCTTCCATGCTGTGCGAATCAGTGAAAATGTGCAAGCGACCAACGATACAGCTAATCAAATGATGAGTATGCTATCAGGAGTATATGCACAAAGTGGAGTGGATTCTGCTACCTCAATGGGAGGTGCCTCTGCTATACTGGCAGGTTTGATTCAAAAAGAAGCCTTCACGAGAGGGATTGCAGACACCTTTATGGTATCAGCGTTACCAATCCTTCTATCCATTCCATTGGTGCTGTTTTTCCTAAAAAAGCGAAAAACACCAGATGATGTAGTGGTAGCAAAAAGAGCTCCTATTGATAAGCCAGAAGGAGAGTCACCACAAAACGTTTCATCTACAGCAGGTACCTCACCAGTGGAAGGATAA
- a CDS encoding efflux RND transporter periplasmic adaptor subunit: MNKTQKGIAGTFAIMALLLGGCSNNSDNEAANAPIVQTMKVVGTTNSSGLMASGKIIPDQQVQVVSKLSGRVANVNVKEGDRVKKGTVLATLENAELVQQVRQAEAGIVASQAKLNDTKAGTRQQDLDRLNSALQQAKMGWDVAQKSYDRMKALFDTGALPQADLDKVALALEQAKSGYEQTKAQLDLAKAGATSNSITALQADVTRQKAGLDLAKTTLSNSTITSPIDGMIAIRNIEPGEMAAPSIPLMTIVNMDTVVIKASVPQEQVNHLKKGQTVQVVVNKDKKMEGTIDFISPVSDTNSTTFPVKIRVKNDDSLLAGMIAEVYFGTDTTQVATGVEIPKSSVIEQAGKKFVYKVDGNIVHMTPVEVTEKNSDWLYAKSGVTANDQIVTQPAKDLHDGSQVQVN; this comes from the coding sequence ATGAATAAAACACAAAAAGGGATAGCAGGTACTTTTGCCATTATGGCGTTGTTGCTCGGTGGCTGTAGCAACAATAGTGACAATGAAGCAGCAAATGCTCCAATTGTACAAACGATGAAAGTTGTAGGTACTACGAACTCGTCTGGCTTGATGGCATCGGGCAAGATTATTCCCGATCAACAAGTTCAGGTGGTTTCCAAATTATCTGGTCGAGTAGCAAATGTCAACGTAAAAGAGGGCGACCGTGTCAAAAAAGGAACGGTGTTAGCGACTCTCGAAAACGCTGAGCTAGTACAACAAGTACGTCAAGCAGAAGCTGGCATTGTAGCGTCTCAAGCCAAATTAAATGATACCAAAGCTGGTACACGCCAACAGGATTTAGATCGGCTAAACAGTGCCTTACAACAGGCAAAAATGGGCTGGGATGTCGCCCAAAAATCATATGATCGCATGAAAGCTTTATTTGATACAGGGGCTTTGCCTCAAGCTGATTTGGATAAAGTAGCGCTTGCATTAGAACAGGCTAAATCAGGGTATGAACAAACAAAAGCACAGCTTGATTTAGCGAAAGCAGGCGCAACCTCCAATTCTATAACAGCTTTGCAAGCGGATGTAACACGTCAAAAAGCTGGTTTGGATTTAGCTAAAACAACTTTATCTAATTCAACGATCACATCACCAATCGACGGAATGATTGCGATTCGTAATATTGAGCCAGGAGAGATGGCAGCGCCTAGTATCCCACTAATGACCATCGTCAACATGGATACAGTGGTAATAAAAGCAAGCGTTCCTCAAGAACAAGTAAACCATTTGAAAAAGGGACAGACGGTACAGGTTGTAGTAAATAAGGATAAGAAAATGGAAGGAACCATTGATTTTATCAGCCCTGTTTCTGATACAAACAGTACGACGTTCCCTGTTAAAATCCGAGTGAAAAATGATGATTCGTTATTAGCTGGAATGATTGCTGAGGTCTATTTTGGTACAGATACTACACAAGTAGCCACAGGGGTGGAGATTCCAAAAAGCTCTGTTATTGAGCAAGCTGGTAAAAAATTTGTTTATAAAGTAGATGGAAATATTGTTCACATGACTCCTGTTGAAGTAACAGAAAAAAATTCTGATTGGTTATATGCGAAATCAGGTGTTACCGCTAACGATCAGATTGTTACACAACCAGCTAAAGATCTGCATGATGGTAGTCAGGTTCAGGTAAACTAG
- a CDS encoding AIR synthase related protein, whose protein sequence is MRVPYLTNPLHHLQKVRDLTLFRINEAQSIVIACDSDGGIGTKPQDIVQIAPDMLGRFAVRVPLFELIACGASPFMICDTLSVEFEGYGEEILRGIKEYAKEAGVTEDIQFTGSTEENIPTMQTGVGITVLGLVQQSQFSPGTAQSREAIMCAGLPKSGPKHEVRLDDPEMLSLADLIHLRAHPGVHDLLPVGSKGIAYEMDQLAKSASLSYRLTTPPALDLEESGGPSTCVVFSASADLLEEFRNQLRCPVHVLAILE, encoded by the coding sequence ATGCGAGTACCCTATCTCACAAATCCATTACACCATTTGCAAAAGGTACGTGATCTGACGCTATTTCGGATCAATGAAGCACAAAGCATTGTTATCGCATGCGATTCAGATGGCGGCATCGGCACCAAACCACAAGATATTGTCCAAATCGCACCTGATATGTTAGGACGGTTTGCTGTTCGTGTGCCGCTATTTGAATTGATTGCTTGTGGAGCCTCTCCGTTTATGATATGCGATACGCTATCAGTAGAGTTCGAGGGCTACGGTGAAGAAATTCTCCGTGGTATTAAGGAATATGCGAAAGAAGCAGGCGTCACAGAGGATATCCAGTTTACAGGAAGTACGGAGGAGAACATTCCAACCATGCAGACAGGGGTTGGAATAACCGTGCTTGGGCTAGTACAGCAATCACAGTTTTCCCCAGGAACAGCCCAATCGAGAGAAGCTATCATGTGTGCAGGCCTTCCAAAAAGCGGCCCTAAGCATGAAGTTAGATTAGACGATCCCGAGATGCTTTCCCTAGCTGACCTGATCCACCTACGTGCTCATCCCGGTGTCCATGATCTATTGCCCGTTGGTTCAAAAGGCATTGCTTATGAAATGGATCAGCTAGCAAAAAGTGCCTCGCTTTCATATCGTCTCACCACTCCTCCCGCTCTTGATTTAGAGGAATCCGGTGGACCTTCTACATGTGTGGTTTTTTCAGCTTCAGCTGACCTACTTGAAGAATTCCGAAACCAATTACGTTGTCCTGTACATGTTTTAGCTATTCTTGAATAA
- a CDS encoding YbdD/YjiX family protein, producing the protein MRKKIRHWKRRFKKVRSIIKTIFGMPDYDRYLEHWYKTHGAPGIFPMTEKEFYLFALKNKYESGEMNRCC; encoded by the coding sequence ATGCGAAAGAAAATAAGACACTGGAAACGCCGATTCAAAAAAGTTCGTTCCATCATCAAAACGATTTTTGGTATGCCAGATTATGATCGTTATCTGGAGCATTGGTATAAGACACACGGTGCTCCCGGAATCTTTCCTATGACAGAGAAGGAATTTTATCTTTTCGCTTTAAAAAACAAATATGAGAGCGGCGAAATGAATCGTTGTTGTTAA
- a CDS encoding MarR family winged helix-turn-helix transcriptional regulator, whose product MPKGLIIRDGVRQLNKIIGMMITQELSEVGITMPQISVMRKIKDGPMTIGQLSKDLYLSCSTVSGIVDRLEREGYIERVRDTADRRVVWIHITDKFEEMANSIPVMQKEYFTELIKDLSEEEIDKITDALQLLIRQFEKRIEERT is encoded by the coding sequence GTGCCTAAAGGGCTGATCATACGTGATGGGGTAAGACAACTTAATAAAATCATCGGGATGATGATTACACAGGAGCTTAGCGAGGTAGGAATTACAATGCCTCAGATTAGTGTGATGCGCAAGATTAAGGATGGACCTATGACGATTGGCCAATTAAGCAAGGACCTCTATCTCTCTTGCAGTACGGTTTCCGGGATAGTCGATCGCTTAGAGAGGGAGGGGTACATCGAACGTGTGCGAGATACTGCTGATCGGCGTGTAGTCTGGATACACATCACAGATAAATTTGAGGAGATGGCTAATTCCATCCCGGTGATGCAAAAGGAATATTTTACAGAACTAATAAAGGACTTATCGGAAGAAGAGATAGACAAAATCACCGATGCCCTGCAACTGCTCATTAGACAATTTGAGAAGAGGATTGAGGAGAGAACATGA
- the hppD gene encoding 4-hydroxyphenylpyruvate dioxygenase, whose amino-acid sequence MSVTDFFPIQDWDYVELYVGNAKQAMYYYAKAFGFEPYAYRGLETGSRTQVSYALKQNHIRLVLTGALDPDHPITDFIKLHGEGVKDIALRVENCEKAYQEAISRGATSVMEPTEYSDEHGTIKKATIATYGETVHSFIERKDYKGVFYPGFQPYQAPFACQGAGLIGIDHMVGNVEVMDEWVGFYEKVMGFTSSQNFSDDDISTEYSALMSKVMQNGTGRIKFPINEPAEGKRKSQIQEYLEFNKGPGVQHIAVLTNDILTTVSQLTANGVDFLSVPDTYYEDLVERVGAIEEDIEKLKELRILVDRDDEGYLLQLFSKPVVDRPTLFFEIIQRKGSRGFGNGNFKALFEALEREQELRGNL is encoded by the coding sequence GTGAGCGTAACAGACTTTTTCCCCATTCAAGATTGGGACTATGTTGAGTTGTATGTAGGAAATGCGAAGCAGGCAATGTACTACTACGCAAAGGCATTTGGATTTGAGCCATATGCGTATCGTGGTTTGGAAACAGGGAGTCGCACTCAAGTCTCTTATGCGTTAAAGCAAAATCACATTCGTTTGGTGTTGACAGGAGCATTAGATCCAGATCATCCGATTACTGATTTCATTAAGCTTCACGGAGAGGGAGTTAAAGACATTGCCCTTCGTGTAGAAAATTGTGAAAAGGCTTACCAGGAAGCTATTTCTCGAGGAGCTACATCTGTGATGGAACCTACTGAATATAGCGATGAACATGGAACGATAAAAAAAGCAACGATTGCTACTTATGGAGAAACCGTTCATTCTTTTATTGAACGTAAAGATTACAAAGGAGTATTTTATCCAGGCTTCCAACCTTATCAAGCTCCGTTTGCCTGTCAGGGTGCGGGTCTAATTGGAATCGATCATATGGTAGGAAACGTAGAAGTTATGGACGAATGGGTTGGGTTTTATGAGAAAGTCATGGGCTTTACGTCTTCCCAAAACTTCAGCGATGATGACATTTCTACTGAATACTCTGCGCTCATGTCCAAAGTTATGCAAAACGGTACTGGGCGAATTAAATTTCCGATTAACGAGCCTGCGGAAGGAAAACGCAAATCACAAATTCAAGAGTATCTGGAATTCAACAAAGGGCCAGGGGTTCAACATATTGCTGTATTAACCAATGATATTTTGACAACCGTTTCGCAATTAACGGCAAATGGTGTTGACTTTTTAAGTGTACCTGACACGTATTACGAGGATTTAGTGGAACGTGTAGGGGCAATTGAAGAGGATATTGAAAAATTAAAAGAACTAAGAATTTTAGTAGATCGTGATGATGAAGGCTACTTATTGCAATTGTTTAGTAAGCCAGTAGTAGATCGTCCGACACTATTCTTTGAGATTATCCAGCGTAAAGGTAGTCGTGGTTTTGGAAATGGTAACTTTAAAGCATTATTTGAAGCACTAGAGCGAGAGCAGGAGTTGCGTGGAAACCTATAA
- a CDS encoding inositol monophosphatase family protein, with amino-acid sequence MQPNELEQWKELAIACAKTAGKLSLEKMNQPYEVNYKTSASDLVTAVDEEVEQMVIDMILKQYPEHGILGEENRFQGKAPSEYDTLWIIDPIDGTTNFVHQQINFSVSIAVYHKGEAAVGVVYDPSRDELFYATKGGGAYLNDRQLRLHRQVKLEEALLCTSVFWNKRAEQIGIDVIFKELAGKVRGMRLLGSAALELSYVAAGRLDGYVSLQLNAWDFGAGKLIIQEAGGTATTMEGKELPYDAKSSVMGCNPTFYEELQQFIRSNMNLIRSAQDVEDHT; translated from the coding sequence TTGCAACCGAATGAACTGGAACAGTGGAAAGAATTGGCGATCGCATGCGCCAAAACAGCCGGTAAGTTAAGTTTAGAGAAAATGAATCAGCCCTATGAAGTGAATTATAAAACCTCTGCCTCTGATTTAGTCACAGCTGTAGATGAAGAAGTAGAGCAGATGGTTATTGATATGATCCTCAAGCAATATCCTGAGCATGGTATTTTGGGAGAAGAAAATCGTTTTCAGGGCAAGGCCCCTTCTGAATATGATACCTTGTGGATAATTGATCCTATTGATGGAACAACTAATTTTGTTCATCAGCAAATTAATTTTTCTGTTTCAATTGCGGTGTATCATAAAGGAGAGGCAGCTGTAGGCGTCGTATATGATCCATCCCGTGATGAGTTGTTTTATGCAACCAAAGGTGGAGGGGCTTATTTAAACGATCGACAGTTACGTCTACACCGACAAGTAAAATTAGAGGAAGCCTTACTTTGTACCAGTGTATTTTGGAATAAACGAGCTGAGCAGATAGGCATCGATGTTATTTTCAAAGAGTTGGCTGGTAAAGTTCGTGGGATGCGCTTGCTAGGAAGTGCGGCTTTAGAGCTATCTTACGTGGCAGCAGGACGACTGGATGGTTACGTCAGCTTGCAATTGAACGCATGGGATTTTGGGGCAGGCAAGCTCATCATTCAGGAAGCGGGCGGTACTGCTACAACTATGGAAGGCAAAGAACTTCCATACGATGCCAAAAGCAGTGTAATGGGTTGCAACCCGACCTTTTATGAAGAATTGCAACAATTTATTCGTAGTAATATGAACCTTATTCGTTCCGCACAAGATGTGGAGGATCATACATAG
- a CDS encoding class I SAM-dependent methyltransferase produces the protein MKEWNTFVSQQWNQMACDWHERSKGMWEQGSRKTILPLFTGLLPAHTGRILDAGCGDGYASFKLASVGYNVTGLDISSEMIAYATQQTRRLSDSTSLQFMEGDISATPYSDQTFAGILSINAMEFTSSPLLVLQEFQRILQPNGLLLLGVLGPTAGPRAHSYPRLYGKATIQNTIMPWEAKQLAQENGFCLQKESHVYKDDFPPDLADSLSMELREAVSFVTLLALRKHSHH, from the coding sequence ATGAAAGAGTGGAATACATTTGTCTCACAACAGTGGAATCAAATGGCTTGTGATTGGCATGAGCGTAGTAAGGGAATGTGGGAACAAGGCAGTCGCAAAACGATCCTGCCTTTATTTACAGGACTTCTTCCTGCCCACACAGGTCGAATACTGGATGCTGGCTGTGGTGATGGATATGCTAGCTTCAAGCTAGCCTCTGTAGGGTATAATGTAACAGGTTTGGATATTTCCTCAGAAATGATAGCCTATGCCACACAGCAAACCAGACGGCTTTCTGATTCTACCTCTCTACAATTTATGGAGGGAGATATTTCTGCTACGCCATATTCAGACCAAACCTTTGCAGGTATCCTGTCTATTAACGCGATGGAGTTCACTTCCTCTCCCTTACTTGTCCTTCAAGAATTTCAACGCATCCTGCAACCAAACGGATTGTTACTACTGGGGGTATTGGGACCCACAGCAGGCCCGCGGGCACATAGCTATCCACGTTTGTATGGAAAGGCCACTATCCAGAATACAATCATGCCCTGGGAAGCAAAACAGCTAGCGCAAGAGAATGGATTTTGCTTACAAAAGGAATCACATGTGTATAAAGATGATTTTCCTCCTGACCTTGCCGATTCCCTGAGCATGGAATTACGTGAAGCAGTTAGTTTTGTAACCTTACTTGCTTTGCGTAAGCACTCACATCACTAA
- a CDS encoding carbon starvation CstA family protein: protein MKRKILSIIMWTVISALGGIGFGALALSKGEQVSSFWLLTAALCTYAVGYRFYSRFIARKIMGLDDRRATPAELHNDGKDFVPTNKWVLYGHHFAAIAGAGPLVGPTLAAQMGYLPGTIWIIVGVVLGGAVQDFIILFGSMRRNGKSLGQIAKEEIGPIGGVLAMIGILAIMVILIAVLALVVVNALTHSPWATFTIAMTLPIAILMGLYMRYFRPGRVLEASVIGIVLLFASLYFGQAVAESPTWAPLFDYEGTQLAIMIIIYGFIASVLPVWFLLAPRDYLSSFLKIGTIAFLAIGIIFTLPNLQMPALTKFIDGTGPVFTGNLFPFLFITIACGAISGFHALVASGTTPKMIIKESDAPLIGYGAMLTESMVAIMALIAACVLTPGLYFAVNAPTSAIGADAVTAAATITNTYGFPVTAELLTETAKDVGETSILSRTGGAPSFALGMAHIFSGFIGGKTFMAFWYHFAILFEAVFILTTIDAGTRVGRFMVQDMLGNVFPKLKRMDYLPGNLIGSAAVTAGWGYFLYQGVIDPLGGIKTLWPLFGIANQMLAAIAFVVGTTLIIKMGKARYAWVTLFPMAWLSSATLYAAWQKIFSNDITIGFWAHANKFKEILASGSLPKGVTSVEVAEKMIFNDRVDTIVCAIFLIITIAIIIDGVRLWLSIANGKKYELKEEPFVLTKRDHKGDLLA, encoded by the coding sequence ATGAAGCGAAAGATACTATCCATTATTATGTGGACAGTTATTTCTGCATTAGGAGGCATTGGATTTGGTGCGTTGGCTTTATCAAAAGGGGAGCAAGTAAGTTCCTTCTGGTTATTAACGGCAGCTTTATGTACATATGCAGTAGGTTATCGATTTTACAGCCGTTTTATTGCCCGTAAAATTATGGGGTTGGATGACAGACGAGCTACTCCTGCTGAATTACATAATGATGGCAAAGACTTTGTGCCAACGAATAAATGGGTTTTATACGGACATCACTTCGCGGCGATTGCGGGTGCAGGCCCGTTAGTAGGACCTACATTGGCAGCTCAAATGGGGTATTTACCCGGTACAATTTGGATTATTGTTGGGGTTGTATTGGGAGGAGCGGTACAGGACTTTATTATTTTATTTGGTTCGATGAGACGAAATGGAAAATCATTAGGTCAGATTGCTAAAGAAGAAATTGGACCTATTGGGGGCGTCTTGGCAATGATTGGGATACTAGCTATTATGGTTATTCTCATTGCCGTATTAGCACTTGTTGTTGTTAATGCTCTCACTCATTCACCGTGGGCAACCTTTACGATTGCCATGACGTTACCAATTGCTATCCTGATGGGATTGTATATGAGGTATTTCCGACCTGGAAGAGTGCTAGAGGCCTCTGTTATCGGAATTGTACTTTTGTTTGCATCCCTGTATTTTGGACAAGCAGTAGCAGAGTCACCAACCTGGGCACCACTGTTTGATTATGAAGGAACGCAACTTGCTATCATGATTATCATATATGGTTTTATCGCATCTGTTTTACCGGTTTGGTTTTTATTAGCTCCACGCGACTATCTCAGTTCCTTTTTAAAAATCGGTACAATAGCTTTTCTTGCCATTGGTATCATCTTCACATTACCTAATCTACAAATGCCAGCTTTAACAAAATTTATTGATGGCACTGGCCCAGTATTTACTGGAAACCTTTTCCCATTCCTTTTTATTACGATAGCTTGCGGTGCCATCTCCGGCTTTCATGCCTTAGTCGCTTCAGGTACAACACCAAAAATGATTATCAAGGAAAGTGATGCACCATTAATTGGCTATGGGGCAATGCTGACTGAATCTATGGTTGCTATTATGGCGTTGATTGCAGCCTGTGTATTAACACCAGGACTGTATTTTGCAGTGAATGCACCTACTTCAGCAATAGGAGCTGATGCAGTAACAGCGGCAGCTACTATTACCAACACGTATGGATTCCCTGTCACAGCTGAGCTATTAACGGAAACAGCCAAAGATGTAGGCGAGACGAGTATTTTATCTCGAACAGGAGGAGCTCCTTCCTTCGCATTGGGAATGGCACATATCTTTTCAGGGTTTATCGGTGGAAAAACCTTTATGGCCTTTTGGTATCATTTTGCTATCTTGTTTGAGGCAGTTTTTATCTTAACTACCATTGATGCTGGAACGCGCGTTGGACGCTTCATGGTACAGGACATGCTGGGTAATGTGTTTCCGAAATTAAAACGTATGGATTATCTCCCCGGTAACCTAATCGGGTCTGCTGCTGTGACAGCTGGATGGGGCTACTTTCTGTATCAAGGGGTTATCGATCCATTGGGTGGCATTAAAACACTCTGGCCATTGTTCGGTATTGCTAATCAAATGTTAGCGGCAATTGCTTTTGTAGTTGGTACCACACTCATTATTAAAATGGGCAAGGCTCGCTATGCTTGGGTTACGCTATTTCCAATGGCATGGCTTTCATCGGCTACCTTATATGCGGCTTGGCAAAAAATTTTTTCTAATGATATTACGATTGGATTCTGGGCGCATGCGAATAAATTTAAGGAGATTTTAGCGTCAGGCTCATTGCCAAAAGGGGTAACATCGGTTGAAGTGGCTGAGAAAATGATTTTTAATGATAGGGTTGATACCATTGTCTGTGCGATCTTTTTGATTATTACAATCGCCATTATAATTGATGGGGTACGTCTGTGGCTCTCTATTGCGAATGGAAAGAAATACGAGCTAAAAGAGGAACCCTTTGTGTTAACCAAGCGTGATCATAAAGGAGATCTACTCGCTTAG